A part of Oncorhynchus masou masou isolate Uvic2021 chromosome 30, UVic_Omas_1.1, whole genome shotgun sequence genomic DNA contains:
- the LOC135522780 gene encoding uncharacterized protein LOC135522780 isoform X3: MVTCGTLVKIWTAAIVIAMLVWTETADGEKLSSCCKTVTRSEVTDPITGYWTQHYNAPCVRAVILETEKGLICCHYKQPWVRRKIQQFEMARRSSSSPSLSSSPPSLTSSPTTTSLPSSPPSVNFSPLSLTSTLRSLPSSPPSLSSSSNSLTSTSLPSSPPSLSSSPPSLTSTTTSLPSSPSSVFSSLFPASPSSPPVTSSNPSLSRSPSYLLSSLFPASSSPPSITSSPTSLSSSPHWESTENALTQQSTANQ, from the exons ATGGTGACCTGTGGAACTCTGGTGAAGATCTGGACAGCAGCAATCGTCATAGCAATGCTGGTCtggacagagacag CAGATGGAGAGAAGCTGTCGTCGTGCTGTAAGACAGTGACCAGGAGCGAGGTGACCGATCCAATCACAGGCTACTGGACTCAGCACTATAACGCTCCCTGTGTACGGGCCGTCAT CTTGGAGACGGAAAAAGGCCTGATCTGTTGTCACTATAAACAACCCTGGGTACGCCGCAAGATTCAACAGTTTGA AATGGCCCGCAGGAGCtcatcatctccctctctctcctcctctccaccctctctcacctcctcccctacCACTACCTCCttaccttcctctcctccctcagtcaacttctctcccctgtctctcactTCCACCCTTAggtctttaccctcctctcccccttctctctcctcatcttccaACTCTCTCACTTCTAcctccttaccctcctctcctccttctctctcctcctctccaccctctctcacctctaccactacctccttaccttcctctccttcctcag tcttctcctctcttttccctgcttccccctcttctccccccgtAACTTCCTCTAACccctctctgtcccgctctccctcctatctcctttcctctcttttccctgcctcctcctctcctccctcaatcACTTCCTCTCCTacatctctttcctcctcccctcaTTGGGAATCAACCGAGAATGCCTTAACTCAGCAGTCAACAGCCAACCAATAG
- the LOC135522780 gene encoding uncharacterized protein LOC135522780 isoform X1 has protein sequence MVTCGTLVKIWTAAIVIAMLVWTETADGEKLSSCCKTVTRSEVTDPITGYWTQHYNAPCVRAVILETEKGLICCHYKQPWVRRKIQQFEMARRSSSSPSLSSSPPSLTSSPTTTSLPSSPPSVNFSPLSLTSTLRSLPSSPPSLSSSSNSLTSTSLPSSPPSLSSSPPSLTSTTTSLPSSPSSVNFSPLSFTSTLRSLPSSPPSLSSSSNSLTSTSTFLPPSPPSLSSSSNSLTSTSTFLPSSPPSLSSSSNSLTSTSTFLPSSPPSLSSSSNSLISTSTFLPSSPPSLSSSSNSLISTSTFLPSSPPSLSSSSNSLTSTSTFLPSSPPSLSSSSNSLTSTSTFLPSSPPSLSSSSNSLTSTSTFLPSSPPALSPLLCLFPPLFTHSSPLFSLLPPLLPP, from the exons ATGGTGACCTGTGGAACTCTGGTGAAGATCTGGACAGCAGCAATCGTCATAGCAATGCTGGTCtggacagagacag CAGATGGAGAGAAGCTGTCGTCGTGCTGTAAGACAGTGACCAGGAGCGAGGTGACCGATCCAATCACAGGCTACTGGACTCAGCACTATAACGCTCCCTGTGTACGGGCCGTCAT CTTGGAGACGGAAAAAGGCCTGATCTGTTGTCACTATAAACAACCCTGGGTACGCCGCAAGATTCAACAGTTTGA AATGGCCCGCAGGAGCtcatcatctccctctctctcctcctctccaccctctctcacctcctcccctacCACTACCTCCttaccttcctctcctccctcagtcaacttctctcccctgtctctcactTCCACCCTTAggtctttaccctcctctcccccttctctctcctcatcttccaACTCTCTCACTTCTAcctccttaccctcctctcctccttctctctcctcctctccaccctctctcacctctaccactacctccttaccttcctctccttcctcagtcaacttctctcccctctctttcacttCCACTCTTAggtctttaccctcctctcccccttctctctcctcctcttccaactctctcacctccacctctaccttcttacctccctctcctccatctctctcctcctcttccaactCTCTCACTTCTACCTCTACcttcttaccctcctctcctccatctctctcctcctcttccaactCTCTCACTTCTACCTCTACcttcttaccctcctctcctccatctctctcctcctcttccaactctctcatctccacctctaccttcttaccctcctctcctccatctctctcctcctcttccaactctctcatctccacctctaccttcttaccctcctctcctccatctctctcctcctcttccaactctctcacctccacctctaccttcttaccctcctctcctccatctctctcctcctcttccaactCTCTCACTTCTACCTCTACcttcttaccctcctctcctccttctctctcctcctcttccaactctctcacctccacctctaccttcttaccctcctctcctccagctctctctcctctcctctgtctgtttccACCTCTCTTCactcactcttctcctctcttttccctgcttccccctcttctccccccgtAA
- the LOC135522780 gene encoding uncharacterized protein LOC135522780 isoform X2: MVTCGTLVKIWTAAIVIAMLVWTETDGEKLSSCCKTVTRSEVTDPITGYWTQHYNAPCVRAVILETEKGLICCHYKQPWVRRKIQQFEMARRSSSSPSLSSSPPSLTSSPTTTSLPSSPPSVNFSPLSLTSTLRSLPSSPPSLSSSSNSLTSTSLPSSPPSLSSSPPSLTSTTTSLPSSPSSVNFSPLSFTSTLRSLPSSPPSLSSSSNSLTSTSTFLPPSPPSLSSSSNSLTSTSTFLPSSPPSLSSSSNSLTSTSTFLPSSPPSLSSSSNSLISTSTFLPSSPPSLSSSSNSLISTSTFLPSSPPSLSSSSNSLTSTSTFLPSSPPSLSSSSNSLTSTSTFLPSSPPSLSSSSNSLTSTSTFLPSSPPALSPLLCLFPPLFTHSSPLFSLLPPLLPP, translated from the exons ATGGTGACCTGTGGAACTCTGGTGAAGATCTGGACAGCAGCAATCGTCATAGCAATGCTGGTCtggacagagacag ATGGAGAGAAGCTGTCGTCGTGCTGTAAGACAGTGACCAGGAGCGAGGTGACCGATCCAATCACAGGCTACTGGACTCAGCACTATAACGCTCCCTGTGTACGGGCCGTCAT CTTGGAGACGGAAAAAGGCCTGATCTGTTGTCACTATAAACAACCCTGGGTACGCCGCAAGATTCAACAGTTTGA AATGGCCCGCAGGAGCtcatcatctccctctctctcctcctctccaccctctctcacctcctcccctacCACTACCTCCttaccttcctctcctccctcagtcaacttctctcccctgtctctcactTCCACCCTTAggtctttaccctcctctcccccttctctctcctcatcttccaACTCTCTCACTTCTAcctccttaccctcctctcctccttctctctcctcctctccaccctctctcacctctaccactacctccttaccttcctctccttcctcagtcaacttctctcccctctctttcacttCCACTCTTAggtctttaccctcctctcccccttctctctcctcctcttccaactctctcacctccacctctaccttcttacctccctctcctccatctctctcctcctcttccaactCTCTCACTTCTACCTCTACcttcttaccctcctctcctccatctctctcctcctcttccaactCTCTCACTTCTACCTCTACcttcttaccctcctctcctccatctctctcctcctcttccaactctctcatctccacctctaccttcttaccctcctctcctccatctctctcctcctcttccaactctctcatctccacctctaccttcttaccctcctctcctccatctctctcctcctcttccaactctctcacctccacctctaccttcttaccctcctctcctccatctctctcctcctcttccaactCTCTCACTTCTACCTCTACcttcttaccctcctctcctccttctctctcctcctcttccaactctctcacctccacctctaccttcttaccctcctctcctccagctctctctcctctcctctgtctgtttccACCTCTCTTCactcactcttctcctctcttttccctgcttccccctcttctccccccgtAA